CATCGCCTTCGACCGCACCGGCACGCGCCTGACCAGCGTCGTCGAGGGGCCGATGCTCCAGGACGGCGAGGAGTCCACCGTCGACCACGGCTCGGTCGCGCGCCTGACCGTCCAGACCCGCACCGGCGAGGTGCTGGCCCAGCACGTCTACCCGCTGGAACCCCTGTTCGCCACGCCCGAGCCGGGAGCGTGGGGCCCGGACACCGGCGTGCCGGGCATCCTGGCCGACCCGCAACGCCCCGGCCGGTACCTGACCATCGAACGGTCCTGGGTGCCCGGCGCCGACTACAAGGTGCGGCTGTTCGAGATCAACGTGAACGGCGCCACCGACGTGTCCACCGTCGCCTCCCTCGCCCAAGCCGAGTACAAGCCCGTGCACAAGCGCCTGCTGGCCGACCTGTCCGACTTCCCGCTGCCGGTGATCGACAACGTCGAGGGCCTCGCCTGGGGACCCCGCCTGCGCACCGGCGAACGCACGGTCGTGCTGGTCAGCGACGACAACTTCGCCGCCGAGGAGTTCACCCGGTTCATCCTGCTTGCGGTCCGCTGATACCGTGGACACATGAGCACGGCCCGCCTGCTCCTTATCTAGCCGCGCGGACCCAGCACGAAGGGTCGGCGCGGCAACCCCTCATGCCCATCAGGGCTGGGGGGTTTCGTCATGTCAGGGGCCGGCAACCGGAAGGGACTACCCAGATGAGCACCGACGCGGCGGCTGAGACGCCCGCCTTCCGCTACACCGCCGCACTGGCGGGGCAGATCGAACGGCGGTGGCAGCAGGAGTGGGAGGAGCGGGGCACGTTCCACGCCCCCAAC
This DNA window, taken from Saccharothrix variisporea, encodes the following:
- a CDS encoding esterase-like activity of phytase family protein → MIRSLFVAAALVAAQATTAHATPDVRFLAAHVLPHKLQYAGTTVGGLSGIDRDPRTGEYVMISDDRSNINPVRVYTATVDTEGVEITGVRTLKNPEGVPYPPNAVDPEDVRVDPVTGQYWWSQEGNRGSTTIQPSIERSDRDGTHAGRLPLPANYAITDNAGPRGNRVLEAIAFDRTGTRLTSVVEGPMLQDGEESTVDHGSVARLTVQTRTGEVLAQHVYPLEPLFATPEPGAWGPDTGVPGILADPQRPGRYLTIERSWVPGADYKVRLFEINVNGATDVSTVASLAQAEYKPVHKRLLADLSDFPLPVIDNVEGLAWGPRLRTGERTVVLVSDDNFAAEEFTRFILLAVR